Proteins encoded by one window of Acaryochloris thomasi RCC1774:
- a CDS encoding site-2 protease family protein yields MIWFSLLLLGLLLYFIVQYSVVYVTQTPWWVLWAILMAPAVLMVGWVSANGTEDPIPPPLVIGSFLMSSILYVALVRLNPKRSASPSSEPQIKTMPEPQPLSLTKAEESQLQTCFPWSTYFLQKIDYKPQAIICRGQLKAQANAAYQTIRDNVRQQFGDRYLVIFQVGAQNQPFFALVPDPQRNRKARQLTRPVLALGLLFATFITTTLAGAKLVMPELTWQSFTDLSVLRGGLPYAIAIMLILGIHESGHYLTARFYKIKATLPYFIPMPPPFSFGTFGAFIQMRSPVPNRTALFDIGLAGPLAGFVVTMPLLTWGLMHSSLTSIPTQPSLLDTNAFNPSISILFALISKAAFPTELTMAQMIDLHPVAIAGWLGLIVTALNLMPVGQLDGGHIVHAMFGHRNGAIIGQVTRLLVLLLSFIQPLLLLWAIILLCLPAIDEPALNDVSELDNRRDLLGLVSLALLLLIILPLPHSLAHLLFEMG; encoded by the coding sequence ATGATTTGGTTCTCTCTGCTGCTGCTCGGATTGCTGCTGTACTTCATTGTCCAATACAGCGTTGTCTATGTAACCCAAACGCCCTGGTGGGTTCTGTGGGCAATCCTAATGGCTCCAGCGGTACTGATGGTGGGCTGGGTATCGGCCAATGGCACCGAGGATCCGATTCCACCCCCTTTGGTAATTGGCTCTTTTCTGATGAGTTCTATTCTCTATGTAGCTCTCGTGCGCTTGAATCCCAAGCGCTCTGCATCGCCATCATCTGAACCGCAGATCAAGACCATGCCTGAACCTCAACCCCTATCTCTGACGAAGGCTGAAGAAAGTCAGCTGCAAACCTGCTTCCCTTGGTCTACCTATTTTTTGCAAAAAATTGACTACAAACCCCAGGCAATTATTTGCCGAGGGCAGTTGAAGGCGCAGGCCAATGCTGCCTACCAAACGATTCGCGATAATGTTCGGCAGCAGTTTGGCGATCGCTATCTTGTGATCTTTCAGGTAGGCGCTCAAAACCAGCCGTTTTTTGCGCTAGTTCCCGATCCGCAAAGAAATCGGAAGGCCCGACAATTAACGCGACCAGTTCTGGCGTTGGGCCTCCTATTCGCGACTTTCATCACCACCACGCTTGCTGGCGCTAAGCTCGTGATGCCTGAGCTGACTTGGCAGTCTTTTACAGATCTGTCGGTTCTGAGGGGTGGGCTACCCTATGCGATCGCAATTATGCTGATTTTGGGCATTCATGAATCTGGGCATTATCTAACGGCCCGCTTTTACAAAATCAAGGCAACGCTCCCCTACTTTATTCCGATGCCACCGCCCTTCAGTTTCGGTACGTTTGGGGCCTTTATTCAAATGCGCTCTCCGGTTCCCAATCGAACGGCGCTTTTTGATATCGGATTAGCGGGACCGCTGGCGGGCTTCGTCGTGACGATGCCACTACTGACCTGGGGGCTGATGCACTCTTCTCTTACCAGCATCCCGACCCAGCCAAGTCTCTTAGATACGAACGCCTTTAATCCCAGCATCTCTATTCTGTTTGCACTTATTAGCAAAGCAGCTTTCCCCACTGAGCTGACGATGGCGCAGATGATTGATTTACACCCAGTTGCGATCGCAGGTTGGCTGGGATTAATCGTTACCGCCCTCAACCTGATGCCCGTTGGCCAACTAGATGGCGGACATATCGTTCACGCCATGTTTGGCCATCGTAACGGAGCCATCATCGGCCAGGTGACCCGTCTGTTGGTTTTATTACTATCTTTTATTCAGCCCTTGCTATTGCTGTGGGCCATCATTCTTCTGTGCCTTCCCGCCATTGATGAACCAGCCCTTAACGATGTGAGTGAACTCGATAACAGACGAGACCTGCTGGGCCTTGTTTCTCTGGCCCTACTGCTGCTCATTATTCTGCCATTGCCCCATAGTTTAGCCCACCTCCTGTTTGAGATGGGCTAA
- a CDS encoding cupin domain-containing protein has protein sequence MEIKNIRSELAVNPAGSFLNIASFNGSIVGACGITGISPVWEMHPDTDEFFYIIEGEFEVTLMQGAEPEHFVAPAGSSFVIPKGVWHKPAAPSGAKFIYLTPGTTLHSEAEDSRQDST, from the coding sequence ATGGAAATCAAAAATATCCGTTCTGAACTAGCTGTTAACCCCGCAGGTTCTTTCTTGAACATAGCGTCCTTCAATGGCTCTATTGTGGGAGCTTGTGGCATTACCGGCATTTCTCCAGTCTGGGAGATGCATCCCGATACAGATGAGTTTTTCTACATTATTGAAGGTGAGTTTGAAGTCACGCTCATGCAGGGGGCGGAGCCAGAACATTTTGTCGCCCCTGCTGGCTCTTCTTTTGTGATTCCGAAAGGGGTCTGGCATAAACCGGCTGCACCCTCTGGCGCGAAGTTTATATACCTGACGCCAGGGACGACGCTGCATTCTGAAGCAGAAGATTCGCGGCAAGATTCCACATAG
- the arsM gene encoding arsenosugar biosynthesis arsenite methyltransferase ArsM, translating into MTYLESAAKFYSEVAETPDVGLCCVQSTPLQLPGLKIPLQMQEMNYGCGTTVHAAELSGAPTVLYVGVGGGLEALQFSYFSRRAGAVIAVDPVDEMRQAAARNLELAAEDNDWFETSFVELRQGDAFSLPVADASVDVVAQNCLFNIFEPEDLTRALQETYRVLKPGGRLVMSDPIATRAIPEHLQQDDRLRAMCLSGALTYEQYVQRIIKAGFGQVEVRTRRPYRLLDKENYSMDENLLLESLDTVSFKVDIADDGACVFTGKTAIYTGPHSYFDDQAGHILTLGVPVAVCDKTARNMAKSHPQQVVVTDSTWHYDGGGCC; encoded by the coding sequence ATGACCTATCTTGAATCCGCTGCCAAATTTTATAGCGAAGTTGCTGAAACTCCCGATGTAGGGCTGTGCTGTGTTCAGAGTACGCCCCTGCAGTTGCCAGGCCTTAAAATCCCTCTGCAAATGCAGGAGATGAATTATGGCTGTGGCACAACCGTTCATGCTGCAGAGCTATCAGGTGCCCCAACGGTACTCTACGTTGGTGTGGGTGGTGGTTTAGAGGCCCTTCAGTTTTCCTACTTCTCCCGCCGCGCAGGTGCCGTCATCGCGGTTGATCCAGTTGATGAGATGCGGCAGGCCGCCGCTCGAAATTTAGAGCTAGCAGCCGAAGACAATGATTGGTTTGAAACGAGTTTCGTTGAGCTACGTCAGGGAGATGCCTTCTCTCTACCAGTCGCGGATGCGTCTGTTGATGTTGTTGCTCAGAATTGCCTGTTCAACATTTTTGAGCCAGAAGATTTGACCCGGGCACTCCAAGAGACCTACCGTGTGCTGAAGCCCGGTGGTCGCTTGGTCATGAGCGATCCTATTGCCACTCGCGCTATCCCTGAGCATTTGCAGCAGGATGATCGCTTACGAGCGATGTGTCTGTCCGGTGCATTGACCTATGAGCAATACGTTCAGCGGATTATTAAGGCCGGTTTTGGTCAAGTGGAGGTCCGTACTCGTCGACCTTATCGGCTGCTGGACAAAGAAAATTACAGCATGGATGAAAATTTGCTGCTGGAGAGCTTAGATACGGTCTCTTTTAAGGTTGATATTGCAGATGATGGTGCCTGCGTCTTTACAGGAAAGACGGCTATTTATACCGGACCTCACTCCTACTTCGACGATCAGGCCGGACATATTCTCACTCTAGGCGTTCCCGTGGCCGTATGTGATAAGACGGCAAGGAATATGGCGAAGTCTCACCCTCAGCAGGTGGTGGTGACAGATTCGACTTGGCACTATGACGGGGGTGGCTGCTGCTAG
- a CDS encoding MBL fold metallo-hydrolase translates to MSKAAQQVLDSIFAFPPNRETLGGTAYLIVGNPWNILVDCPAWTPENQSFIASHGPVQWLAITHRQGIGAHISQMQQTLACQIAIQEQEAYLLPNLPVTAFQDRLSLSDDSYLLWTPGHSPGSACCYDRRSRVLFTGRHLLPNLQGQPTPLRTAKTFHWPRQIRSLEKLQTSFTSETLQFICPGANTGFLRGRRVIDHAYQAICNLQPDRLRWVEIHDG, encoded by the coding sequence GTGAGTAAAGCAGCACAGCAGGTTCTTGACTCAATTTTTGCCTTTCCTCCTAATCGAGAAACGTTAGGAGGGACCGCTTACCTCATTGTAGGCAATCCCTGGAACATCCTGGTAGATTGCCCTGCTTGGACCCCGGAGAACCAAAGCTTTATCGCTAGTCACGGCCCCGTTCAATGGCTGGCAATCACCCATCGTCAGGGGATTGGTGCCCATATTTCGCAAATGCAGCAGACCCTAGCCTGTCAAATTGCGATTCAAGAGCAGGAAGCCTACTTGTTGCCTAACTTACCGGTCACGGCCTTTCAAGACCGTTTATCCCTTTCAGACGATAGCTATCTGCTATGGACGCCCGGGCATTCGCCAGGTTCGGCCTGTTGTTACGACCGGCGGAGCCGCGTTCTGTTCACAGGGCGGCATCTCCTCCCTAATCTACAGGGACAGCCCACACCTCTACGAACGGCAAAGACTTTCCACTGGCCCCGTCAAATTCGCAGTCTTGAGAAGCTGCAAACTAGCTTTACGTCAGAGACATTGCAGTTTATCTGTCCCGGAGCCAACACTGGTTTTTTGCGCGGCCGACGAGTGATTGACCACGCCTATCAGGCTATTTGCAACCTCCAGCCGGATCGTTTACGGTGGGTTGAAATCCATGACGGGTGA
- the hisIE gene encoding bifunctional phosphoribosyl-AMP cyclohydrolase/phosphoribosyl-ATP diphosphatase HisIE, whose protein sequence is MTASDPTRLASAIPLDKIRYDDRGLVPAIVQDYLDGTVLMMAWMNRESLQKMLETQRTWFWSRSRQELWPKGATSGHVQNVQSIRYDCDSDTLLVTVEQVGDIACHKGERSCFHQIDGQVIPPPADTLSQVYGVICDRKSNPSPDSYTNKLLAGGDNKILKKIGEEAAEVVMACKDDDPDQIAGEVADLLYHSLVAMAHHNVDIKDVYRKLQARRR, encoded by the coding sequence ATGACAGCCTCGGACCCTACACGTTTGGCCTCAGCCATCCCCTTAGACAAAATTCGCTATGATGACCGCGGCCTCGTCCCTGCGATTGTGCAGGACTACCTTGATGGCACCGTCTTGATGATGGCTTGGATGAATCGAGAGTCTCTGCAGAAAATGCTGGAAACCCAGCGCACTTGGTTCTGGAGTCGTTCGCGTCAAGAACTCTGGCCCAAGGGCGCAACTTCCGGGCATGTGCAAAACGTGCAGTCGATTCGCTATGACTGCGATAGCGACACGCTCTTGGTGACCGTTGAGCAAGTTGGAGATATTGCTTGCCATAAAGGAGAGCGGAGCTGCTTCCATCAAATCGATGGACAGGTCATCCCGCCGCCTGCCGATACTTTGTCCCAGGTGTATGGCGTGATTTGCGATCGCAAATCCAACCCCTCTCCCGACTCCTACACCAACAAGCTCTTAGCAGGGGGCGACAACAAGATCCTCAAAAAGATTGGGGAAGAAGCCGCCGAGGTGGTGATGGCCTGTAAAGACGACGACCCTGATCAAATTGCTGGAGAAGTCGCAGACCTGCTGTATCACAGCCTCGTGGCAATGGCCCACCACAACGTTGATATCAAAGACGTTTACCGTAAGCTACAGGCTCGTCGCCGCTAA
- a CDS encoding GFA family protein gives MADVTEVQGTCLCSAVRVTAKALNPKVGACHCKTCRTWTGGPFFAADCGADVTFEGEENIAVFSSSDWAERGFCRTCGTHLFYRLKEGQQHFMPVGLFADGEALVFDHQVFIDEKPGFYHFANETHNMTGEELFAQFSAAQS, from the coding sequence ATGGCTGATGTAACGGAAGTGCAGGGCACCTGCCTTTGCAGTGCTGTGCGGGTCACAGCAAAGGCGCTGAATCCGAAGGTAGGGGCTTGTCACTGCAAGACGTGCCGGACTTGGACAGGGGGACCGTTCTTTGCGGCTGATTGTGGTGCTGATGTGACCTTTGAGGGAGAGGAAAATATTGCTGTTTTTAGCTCTTCTGATTGGGCGGAGCGTGGCTTTTGCCGAACCTGCGGTACGCATCTGTTCTATCGACTAAAGGAAGGGCAGCAGCACTTCATGCCTGTGGGGCTGTTCGCAGATGGCGAGGCGCTGGTTTTTGACCACCAAGTTTTCATTGATGAGAAGCCTGGGTTCTATCACTTTGCGAATGAAACCCATAACATGACTGGAGAAGAGCTTTTTGCTCAGTTCTCCGCTGCTCAGTCATAG
- a CDS encoding MFS transporter yields the protein MTPENRNLWIIASIAFVNALSFTILIPILYLYGRQFGLNDFETSLLFSMFSLAQFFATPVIGKLSDRFGRKPLLVISLAGTVIANLWAGAATAAWMLFCARILDGITGGNASVAQAVISDLTDESNRARGFGLFGAAFGLGFVLGPVISLLAQQVSLGAAFYASGAIAFLALILTVLFLPETLERRVRTNIFDLGLGTLVTGLFMPRVGILLIINLLLGTTFTMFTFAFQPYYLEVLGQNSQSLTVLFIVYGTLGVVMQTVGVPYLTQRFKLTRILFLALLVRSLSFVLMPIWPILAYFVIVTVIFSILSSLVQPIISTMISLNAKPEQQGVVLGLNASYLSVSNAIGPVLAGLMVRQTNPTTYGYPLYWAGVCTFLVLSVAIATRRRYAPAT from the coding sequence ATGACGCCTGAAAACCGCAACCTGTGGATTATTGCCTCCATCGCCTTCGTCAACGCCCTCAGCTTTACCATCCTGATCCCGATTTTGTACCTTTACGGTCGGCAGTTTGGCCTCAATGATTTTGAGACCAGCCTCTTATTCTCAATGTTCTCGCTGGCGCAATTCTTCGCCACTCCCGTCATCGGCAAGCTCTCCGACCGCTTTGGCCGTAAGCCTCTGCTCGTGATTAGCTTAGCTGGCACCGTGATTGCCAACCTCTGGGCGGGCGCTGCCACCGCCGCCTGGATGCTTTTTTGTGCTCGGATCCTAGACGGCATCACTGGGGGCAACGCCTCCGTAGCGCAAGCCGTCATTTCTGACCTGACCGATGAGAGTAATCGCGCCCGTGGGTTTGGTCTGTTTGGAGCGGCCTTTGGTTTAGGATTTGTGCTGGGCCCAGTGATCAGTTTATTAGCACAGCAAGTTTCGCTAGGTGCCGCCTTCTACGCCTCAGGTGCGATTGCATTCCTCGCCCTGATTCTGACGGTCCTCTTTTTACCCGAAACCCTGGAACGACGCGTCCGCACTAATATTTTCGATTTGGGTCTTGGCACCTTGGTGACGGGACTTTTCATGCCAAGAGTTGGAATTTTGCTGATCATCAACTTGCTGCTTGGCACCACCTTCACGATGTTTACCTTCGCTTTCCAGCCCTACTATCTTGAGGTCTTGGGGCAAAACAGCCAGTCACTCACCGTACTATTCATTGTTTATGGTACTCTCGGCGTGGTCATGCAGACCGTCGGCGTTCCCTATCTGACCCAACGATTCAAATTGACGCGCATTTTGTTCCTCGCACTGCTGGTCCGCAGTCTTTCGTTTGTATTGATGCCGATCTGGCCGATATTGGCCTACTTCGTCATCGTGACCGTCATTTTCTCAATTTTGAGCTCTTTGGTGCAGCCCATTATTAGCACCATGATTTCTCTTAATGCTAAGCCAGAGCAGCAGGGCGTTGTCCTCGGGCTAAACGCCTCCTATCTAAGCGTCTCTAATGCCATTGGCCCCGTACTCGCGGGTTTAATGGTTCGTCAAACCAATCCCACAACCTATGGCTACCCACTCTATTGGGCTGGAGTCTGTACGTTTTTGGTTTTGAGCGTTGCGATCGCAACGCGTCGGCGCTATGCCCCTGCAACTTGA
- a CDS encoding TVP38/TMEM64 family protein: MQQSLSRVKRHVPRPALLALASLLCVLALPKLLEFIPLLFNQMRLLEELRQSGFWAVVIFILLHIGATMIGIPGVVLTLVGGVAFGLVWGSLWSLIGATLGAIAAFWMARSLLHGWAQRRIRDQKLLTVFNDAIQKHPFAFVLTVRFAPISPFNLVNFLFGLTEVHWMPYSLGTLIGIIPGVMAYTWVGVTGHQAMQGENLSSFIIACSLLALMSAFPLLMRKRRYP; the protein is encoded by the coding sequence ATGCAGCAATCACTGTCCAGGGTGAAACGACATGTGCCACGGCCTGCACTACTGGCGTTAGCATCACTGTTGTGTGTGCTTGCGCTGCCCAAGCTCTTAGAGTTCATTCCGCTGCTGTTCAATCAGATGCGCTTGCTTGAAGAGCTTCGTCAAAGTGGCTTTTGGGCTGTCGTCATTTTCATCCTGCTCCATATTGGAGCCACAATGATTGGTATTCCCGGCGTTGTGCTCACCCTAGTGGGCGGAGTTGCCTTTGGTCTCGTCTGGGGAAGCCTGTGGTCGCTCATTGGCGCGACATTAGGTGCAATAGCTGCTTTCTGGATGGCGCGTTCTCTGCTGCACGGCTGGGCACAACGACGCATCCGCGATCAAAAGCTGCTCACCGTATTTAATGACGCTATTCAAAAGCATCCGTTTGCCTTTGTACTCACCGTTCGGTTTGCGCCCATCTCACCTTTTAATCTTGTCAACTTTCTATTTGGACTGACAGAAGTCCACTGGATGCCCTATAGCTTAGGAACCCTCATTGGGATTATTCCGGGCGTCATGGCCTATACCTGGGTCGGTGTGACTGGACATCAAGCAATGCAGGGGGAAAATCTCAGCTCCTTCATCATTGCCTGCAGCCTGCTTGCCCTAATGTCGGCCTTCCCCTTACTGATGCGTAAGCGGCGTTACCCATAG
- a CDS encoding DUF4346 domain-containing protein, producing the protein MNAILESQTATNDKLSQRFIELDPSGYFLIFLDQQSGLICAEHYSNNINKQGLATDPETGEPLPCHGSLKRQPTACFKAHTAKELCIKIFEVPQTQWITKLDHAAYLGREFVRAEIALASGTQYIQD; encoded by the coding sequence ATGAACGCCATTCTTGAGTCGCAAACAGCGACCAACGACAAGTTGTCCCAGCGTTTTATTGAGCTAGACCCTAGTGGATATTTCCTGATTTTCCTTGATCAACAATCCGGGCTCATTTGTGCTGAACACTACTCTAACAACATCAATAAGCAAGGATTAGCGACCGATCCTGAAACAGGAGAACCCCTTCCCTGTCACGGGTCTCTCAAGCGTCAACCCACAGCTTGCTTCAAAGCACATACGGCCAAGGAACTTTGTATCAAGATCTTTGAGGTGCCTCAAACTCAGTGGATCACCAAGTTAGATCATGCTGCCTATTTGGGCAGAGAATTTGTGCGGGCCGAAATAGCCTTGGCTAGCGGCACCCAATACATTCAGGACTGA
- the psb34 gene encoding photosystem II assembly protein Psb34: MISTTDERGVINNFAKDPVASAAEYPSEAQQRRYWIMGAASTVFMAGVFALAYAVS; encoded by the coding sequence ATGATCAGCACAACTGACGAACGTGGCGTTATCAACAACTTTGCAAAGGATCCTGTTGCGTCTGCGGCTGAATATCCTTCTGAGGCTCAGCAGCGTCGCTACTGGATCATGGGTGCTGCAAGCACTGTTTTCATGGCAGGCGTCTTTGCCCTTGCCTATGCAGTCAGTTAG
- the thyD gene encoding thylakoid membrane protein ThyD has product MKLAITGATGFVGQRLVECLQAEGHGVIVLARDVRRAGELFPRSEFPQVEAVAYTPKESGDWQAQISGCDGVVNLAGEPLFGERWTANNKQEIIASRKLGTEKIVEAIAKADAKPSVLINASAIGYYGTSETATFDETSASGDDFLAQVCQSWEAAAQSVKDVGTRLVIVRIGIVLGKGGALERMLPPFQLFGGGPVGTGRQWFSWVHRDDLVSLIIKALTENQMAGVYNATAPQPVRMNEFCSTLGKVINRPSWLPVPGFALELLLGEAAQVILTGQNVQPQNTQASGFRYQYPQVKQALTQILH; this is encoded by the coding sequence ATGAAGTTAGCAATTACAGGCGCAACAGGCTTTGTGGGGCAGCGTCTTGTCGAGTGCCTGCAGGCAGAAGGACATGGCGTCATCGTCCTTGCTCGGGATGTTCGAAGGGCGGGCGAACTCTTCCCTCGGTCTGAGTTCCCGCAGGTTGAGGCTGTTGCCTACACTCCCAAGGAGTCGGGGGATTGGCAGGCTCAGATCTCGGGCTGTGACGGTGTTGTTAACTTAGCGGGTGAGCCTTTATTCGGCGAACGCTGGACTGCCAATAACAAACAAGAAATCATTGCCAGTCGCAAGTTGGGAACTGAAAAAATTGTTGAGGCGATTGCTAAAGCTGACGCAAAGCCTAGCGTTTTGATTAACGCTTCTGCCATCGGCTACTACGGCACCAGCGAGACCGCTACCTTTGATGAGACCAGCGCCAGCGGTGATGACTTTCTAGCGCAGGTGTGCCAATCCTGGGAAGCTGCAGCACAGTCTGTCAAGGACGTTGGAACTCGCCTCGTGATCGTTCGCATTGGCATTGTCTTGGGTAAAGGTGGAGCATTGGAGCGCATGCTACCTCCCTTTCAGCTATTCGGCGGTGGCCCCGTCGGGACCGGTCGCCAATGGTTCTCGTGGGTGCATCGTGATGACTTAGTAAGCCTGATCATTAAAGCCCTAACGGAGAATCAGATGGCAGGGGTCTATAATGCCACAGCCCCTCAGCCTGTGCGGATGAACGAATTTTGCTCAACGTTAGGCAAGGTTATTAATCGTCCTTCTTGGTTGCCTGTCCCTGGGTTTGCCTTAGAGCTACTTCTGGGAGAAGCCGCGCAGGTCATTTTGACGGGACAGAATGTTCAGCCACAGAACACTCAGGCCTCTGGATTCAGGTATCAGTACCCTCAAGTTAAGCAAGCCCTCACGCAAATTCTGCACTAG
- the arsS gene encoding arsenosugar biosynthesis radical SAM (seleno)protein ArsS (Some members of this family are selenoproteins.), whose protein sequence is MITSANTRLTPFAEKLDRPLTKQPITVLQINLGRRCNLACSHCHVEASPKRTEELTPEICEQLIEVIERFPQIQTVDLTGGAPEMNYGFKPLVEVARAQGKEVIVRSNLTIFFQAGFEDLPEYFAEHQLRVVASLPCYLEDNVDKMRGQGVYDESIKALQWLNKLGYGQDPDLVLDLVYNPPIPTQAEFSATPDQEALEPDYKAYLRQHFGIVFNRLFAITNLPIGRTKFHLQHRNLHQPYLQFLEAQFNAATIENLMCRNQLSVDYNGKIYDCDFNQMEDIPAQTPEGEPLTVGKLLTAGSLDVIGEVQTDAFCYGCTAGCGSSCGGSLV, encoded by the coding sequence ATGATCACATCTGCAAATACTCGCCTGACGCCTTTTGCCGAGAAGCTAGACCGACCCCTTACAAAGCAGCCCATCACGGTGCTGCAGATTAATCTGGGCCGTCGCTGCAATCTGGCCTGCTCTCACTGTCATGTTGAGGCCAGTCCCAAGCGGACTGAGGAGCTGACGCCCGAGATCTGTGAGCAGTTGATTGAGGTCATTGAGCGTTTTCCTCAGATTCAAACGGTGGATCTGACGGGGGGCGCGCCTGAGATGAACTATGGCTTTAAGCCACTAGTTGAGGTCGCACGCGCTCAGGGGAAAGAGGTGATTGTGCGGTCAAATTTGACCATTTTCTTCCAAGCTGGCTTTGAAGATCTACCGGAATATTTTGCGGAACACCAGCTACGGGTGGTAGCTTCGCTGCCCTGCTATCTAGAAGATAATGTCGATAAGATGCGGGGCCAGGGTGTCTACGACGAATCGATTAAGGCTCTACAGTGGCTCAATAAACTGGGCTACGGGCAAGATCCTGATCTGGTTTTAGATTTAGTCTATAACCCCCCTATCCCTACTCAGGCAGAGTTCTCGGCGACGCCTGATCAAGAAGCTTTAGAGCCGGACTATAAGGCTTATCTTCGTCAGCATTTTGGGATTGTCTTTAATCGTCTATTTGCGATCACAAATCTACCCATTGGCCGCACCAAGTTCCACCTTCAGCATCGTAATTTACATCAGCCCTACCTGCAGTTTCTCGAAGCGCAGTTTAATGCGGCCACGATTGAAAATCTGATGTGCCGTAATCAGCTCTCGGTGGACTACAACGGCAAAATTTATGACTGCGACTTCAATCAAATGGAAGATATTCCCGCCCAAACGCCTGAGGGAGAGCCTCTAACCGTAGGCAAGCTGCTGACAGCAGGCTCCCTGGATGTGATTGGAGAGGTGCAGACGGATGCGTTTTGCTATGGCTGTACGGCTGGCTGCGGTTCTAGTTGTGGTGGTTCCCTTGTTTAA
- a CDS encoding type IV pilin-like G/H family protein, protein MTNLRLFPALLLISSLLGCTATEVSDSGPASPEEAGSLTGPAREQEGKVSVSTLSKAQQAFFLENSRYAESLDELDIALAPKHYELEIVEVSNQQVITKAVPIEEGLKSYITGVSGISQLVVCASDAPGKEISSPVFQNEAWACGPNSTLVE, encoded by the coding sequence GTGACTAATCTACGCCTGTTTCCAGCATTGCTGCTTATCAGTTCTCTCCTCGGATGCACAGCTACAGAGGTTTCTGACTCTGGGCCTGCTTCTCCAGAGGAGGCAGGGAGCCTGACGGGACCGGCCAGAGAGCAAGAAGGCAAGGTTTCGGTTAGCACCCTTAGCAAGGCACAGCAGGCTTTCTTTTTAGAAAATAGCCGGTATGCTGAATCCCTCGATGAGTTAGACATTGCCCTAGCTCCTAAACACTATGAGCTAGAAATTGTTGAGGTTAGCAATCAGCAGGTGATTACGAAGGCAGTGCCCATAGAAGAGGGGCTAAAAAGCTATATAACAGGCGTCTCCGGCATCTCACAGCTCGTTGTTTGCGCCAGTGATGCGCCAGGGAAAGAAATCTCTAGCCCCGTTTTCCAGAATGAAGCCTGGGCCTGTGGACCCAATTCAACATTAGTGGAGTAA
- the psb34 gene encoding photosystem II assembly protein Psb34: MISTTDERGVINNFAKDPVASAAEYPSEAQQRRYWIMGAASTVFMAGVFALAYAVS; encoded by the coding sequence ATGATCAGTACAACTGACGAACGCGGCGTTATCAATAACTTTGCTAAAGATCCCGTTGCGTCTGCGGCTGAATATCCTTCTGAGGCTCAGCAGCGTCGCTACTGGATCATGGGTGCTGCAAGCACTGTTTTCATGGCAGGCGTCTTTGCCCTTGCCTATGCAGTCAGTTAG
- a CDS encoding TVP38/TMEM64 family protein, giving the protein MAVCLLITFQPPALAAVNAGFNPQQLLVDALEWVKGLGPAGAIAFIGIYIVATVAFLPGSVLTLGAGVLFGVVQGSLVVFVGATVGATLAFLVGRYLARGWVAKKIEGNQNFAAIDKAVGKEGFKIVTLLRLSPIFPFNILNYGLGVTNVSLKDYFFGSVGMIPGTVMYVYLGSLAGNLATLGAGEAPSNPTVTWAIRIIGLIATVAVTVVVTRIARKALAEAVPETKETESVSS; this is encoded by the coding sequence ATGGCGGTTTGCCTGCTCATCACTTTTCAACCCCCGGCTTTGGCCGCCGTTAATGCGGGATTTAACCCGCAGCAGCTACTAGTGGATGCTTTGGAGTGGGTAAAGGGGCTGGGTCCGGCAGGTGCGATCGCATTTATCGGCATATACATCGTTGCCACGGTCGCCTTCCTTCCCGGTTCAGTTCTAACCTTAGGGGCAGGTGTTCTCTTTGGCGTCGTTCAAGGTTCTCTCGTCGTTTTCGTTGGAGCAACTGTTGGAGCAACCCTCGCATTTTTGGTGGGGCGCTACCTGGCTAGGGGCTGGGTCGCTAAAAAAATTGAAGGCAATCAAAATTTTGCTGCCATCGACAAAGCGGTTGGCAAGGAGGGCTTTAAAATTGTCACTCTGCTCCGTTTATCTCCAATTTTTCCCTTTAATATCCTTAACTACGGCCTTGGCGTTACCAACGTCTCGCTGAAGGACTACTTCTTTGGCTCTGTCGGTATGATTCCAGGCACCGTGATGTATGTTTACCTCGGTTCTTTAGCCGGTAATCTAGCGACCTTAGGGGCTGGAGAAGCACCCTCGAATCCAACTGTCACTTGGGCCATTCGGATCATTGGTCTGATCGCAACAGTTGCCGTCACGGTCGTGGTCACTCGCATTGCCCGTAAAGCCCTTGCTGAAGCGGTACCAGAAACAAAAGAAACAGAATCTGTCTCGTCCTGA